A window of the Haloarcula litorea genome harbors these coding sequences:
- a CDS encoding MutS-related protein — translation MELESVPGVGAKTAAALRELDDPERALAEGDVAALARAPGVSEGRAARIARGAIRADHGDPGGFAATPRASEVFEDALGLLQERTVTDYAARRLETLYPSGVRSRIEEVRAFSERAMARDPDADVREALTGVEPLAEPGDVRVRDRCLATSDAERYAEAQEAVPEVSVEVVDDARQLAELARSYSTVVALDEAFAGVDVEGDVRVEPDALDEPASVVPERVLTFFARNRDRVRAAAEVHRVAGLDAPCDLDALLAALDRLDDDGEVRGDEELDRLATAVDDLDAAVSTAESAANDHLRDAIEERDVTIEGTDLLSLVERGAGVDSLLERELADEYAAAVEKARDHLVDALRLRDTEATARRAFPDEPTYPVERNEDVVSRLREELTAARDRRATRQKRALADELAGLRDDAEELVTGALDLDVELAVARFADDFDCTMPEVTEEGGFDIRGSRSPLLDVPFEDVEPVDYGVEGVTVLSGVNSGGKTSTLDLVALVTVLAHMGLPVPADSARVGRVSELHYHAKTQGTLDAGAFESTLREFGELVTDVTADRPVLVLVDELESITEPGAAATIVAGILESLADRQATGVFVSHLAEDVLAAADADLSVDGIQAEGLVDGELRVNRSPVKGKLARSTPELIVEKLADDGEAEFYDDLLAKFE, via the coding sequence ATGGAACTCGAATCGGTGCCGGGCGTCGGGGCCAAGACGGCCGCGGCGCTCCGGGAACTCGACGACCCCGAACGGGCGCTGGCCGAGGGGGACGTGGCGGCGCTCGCGCGGGCCCCGGGCGTCAGCGAGGGGCGGGCGGCCCGCATCGCCCGCGGCGCGATTCGAGCGGACCACGGCGACCCGGGCGGGTTCGCCGCCACGCCGCGGGCCAGCGAAGTGTTCGAGGACGCGCTGGGCCTGCTCCAGGAACGGACCGTCACCGACTACGCCGCCAGGCGACTGGAGACGCTGTACCCCAGCGGCGTCCGCTCGCGGATCGAGGAGGTCCGGGCGTTCAGCGAGCGGGCGATGGCCCGGGATCCGGACGCCGACGTTCGCGAGGCCCTGACCGGCGTCGAACCCCTCGCGGAGCCGGGCGACGTCCGCGTCCGGGACCGCTGTCTCGCGACCAGCGACGCCGAGCGCTACGCGGAGGCCCAGGAGGCCGTCCCCGAGGTCAGCGTCGAGGTGGTCGACGACGCCCGCCAGCTCGCGGAGCTGGCCCGCTCGTACTCGACGGTGGTCGCGCTGGACGAGGCCTTCGCCGGCGTCGACGTGGAGGGCGACGTCCGGGTCGAGCCCGACGCGCTGGACGAACCGGCGTCGGTCGTCCCCGAGCGGGTCCTGACCTTCTTCGCGCGCAACCGCGACCGGGTGCGGGCCGCCGCCGAGGTCCACCGGGTCGCCGGGCTGGACGCCCCCTGTGACCTGGACGCCCTGCTGGCGGCCCTGGACCGCCTGGACGACGACGGGGAGGTGCGGGGCGACGAGGAGCTCGACCGGCTGGCGACGGCCGTCGACGACCTCGACGCCGCCGTCTCGACGGCCGAGAGCGCCGCAAACGACCACCTCCGGGACGCCATCGAGGAGCGGGACGTCACCATCGAGGGGACGGACCTGCTGTCGCTGGTCGAGCGCGGGGCCGGCGTCGACTCGCTGCTGGAGCGGGAGCTGGCCGACGAGTACGCCGCCGCCGTCGAGAAGGCCCGCGACCACCTCGTCGACGCGCTGCGGTTGCGCGACACGGAGGCGACCGCCCGGCGGGCGTTCCCCGACGAGCCCACCTACCCGGTCGAGCGCAACGAGGACGTGGTGAGCCGCCTGCGCGAGGAGCTGACCGCCGCGCGGGACCGGCGGGCGACCCGGCAGAAGCGGGCGCTCGCCGACGAGCTGGCGGGCCTGCGCGACGACGCCGAAGAGCTGGTGACGGGGGCGCTGGACCTGGACGTCGAGCTGGCGGTGGCCCGCTTCGCCGACGACTTCGACTGCACGATGCCCGAGGTGACCGAGGAGGGCGGGTTCGACATCCGCGGGAGCCGCTCGCCGCTGCTGGACGTCCCCTTCGAGGACGTGGAACCGGTCGACTACGGCGTCGAGGGCGTGACGGTCCTCTCGGGGGTCAACTCCGGCGGGAAGACCTCGACGCTGGACCTGGTGGCGCTCGTGACGGTGCTGGCCCACATGGGCCTGCCCGTCCCCGCCGACTCCGCGCGGGTAGGCCGCGTGAGCGAGCTCCACTACCACGCCAAGACCCAGGGGACGCTGGACGCGGGCGCGTTCGAGTCGACGCTTCGGGAGTTCGGGGAGCTTGTCACCGACGTCACGGCTGACCGCCCGGTGCTGGTGCTGGTCGACGAGCTCGAGTCGATCACGGAGCCGGGGGCTGCGGCGACCATCGTCGCCGGCATCCTCGAGTCGCTGGCCGACCGGCAGGCCACCGGCGTGTTCGTCTCCCACCTCGCCGAGGACGTCCTGGCCGCGGCCGACGCCGACCTCTCGGTCGACGGCATCCAGGCCGAGGGACTCGTCGACGGCGAGCTCCGGGTGAACCGCTCGCCGGTCAAGGGGAAACTCGCCCGGTCGACGCCGGAGCTCATCGTCGAGAAGCTGGCCGACGACGGCGAGGCCGAGTTCTACGACGACCTGCTGGCGAAGTTCGAGTAG
- a CDS encoding helix-turn-helix domain-containing protein encodes MVPRPVVTDRRRDAFIDAGCERVAYALAATNAEGAGVIRARFRMALPEDLWVRAVSTSFPEATLRLLTGVPRGDRALELGEVRAEDPVAVADAIRTHPDITEYDPLHTGDDRVVAQYEAVEQALYEFLWSSSLPPEFPVVVTDGEMTFDLTATRAQFEAFGDALDERDRPYELLSVVHTDADGGLLTERQRECLRVAQRRGYFAVPRECTLATVAAELGVDKSTASETIRRGTARVVSQFLAGPG; translated from the coding sequence GTGGTCCCGCGGCCGGTCGTGACGGACCGCCGACGCGACGCCTTTATCGACGCGGGCTGCGAGCGTGTCGCGTATGCGCTCGCGGCGACGAACGCGGAGGGAGCCGGCGTGATCCGCGCTCGCTTCCGGATGGCGCTGCCCGAGGACCTCTGGGTCAGGGCCGTCTCGACGTCGTTTCCCGAGGCGACGCTGCGCCTGCTCACCGGCGTCCCGAGGGGCGACCGCGCGCTGGAACTGGGCGAGGTCCGGGCCGAGGACCCGGTCGCGGTCGCCGACGCGATCCGGACACACCCCGACATCACCGAGTACGACCCCCTGCACACGGGCGACGATCGGGTCGTCGCCCAGTACGAGGCCGTCGAGCAGGCCCTCTACGAGTTCCTCTGGTCGTCGTCGCTGCCGCCGGAGTTCCCCGTCGTCGTGACGGACGGCGAGATGACGTTCGACCTGACGGCCACCCGGGCGCAGTTCGAGGCGTTCGGCGACGCGCTCGACGAGCGCGACCGGCCGTACGAACTGCTCAGCGTCGTCCACACGGACGCGGACGGGGGCCTCCTCACCGAGCGCCAGCGCGAGTGCCTGCGGGTCGCCCAGCGCCGGGGCTACTTCGCGGTGCCCCGCGAGTGTACGCTGGCGACGGTGGCCGCCGAGCTGGGGGTCGACAAATCCACCGCGAGCGAGACCATCCGCCGCGGGACGGCCCGGGTCGTCTCGCAGTTCCTCGCCGGCCCCGGGTGA
- a CDS encoding ArsR/SmtB family transcription factor, whose product MPGQEADDVFRLLADETRLDVLRTVARQQRDRRQTGVAGLSFSELYDRVDVDDTSKLSYHLGELTGTFLRKREDGYVFTHAGERLVRFVLAENYRAPPDFGTIDTEGTCLFCGESALRATYRDRYFTVVCGACDRPAFSYRVRPAQVRSRDPEDLIDAVVREQVGDLFKLRQGVCPECAGRLDTAVVDAETHPVPDEMPIDFATVSECTECLQCLGLPLTHAAAYHPASVAFHWVHGVDVLSSGPWAFHRHVADGRWRAERVDADEYRVEFRRDDASLRLFLDDAASVTRTERVRYSGGRDGQS is encoded by the coding sequence ATGCCCGGACAGGAGGCAGACGACGTCTTCCGCCTGCTGGCGGACGAGACGCGGCTCGACGTCCTCCGGACGGTCGCGCGCCAACAGCGGGACCGGCGACAGACGGGGGTCGCCGGCTTGTCGTTCTCCGAGCTCTACGACCGCGTCGACGTCGACGACACGTCCAAGCTGTCCTACCACCTCGGGGAACTCACCGGGACGTTCCTCCGGAAGCGCGAGGACGGCTACGTCTTCACCCACGCCGGCGAACGGCTGGTCCGCTTCGTCCTCGCCGAGAACTACCGCGCGCCGCCGGACTTTGGCACCATCGACACCGAGGGGACCTGTCTGTTCTGCGGCGAGTCGGCGTTGCGGGCGACCTACCGCGACCGGTACTTCACGGTCGTCTGCGGGGCCTGTGACCGGCCCGCCTTCTCGTATCGAGTCAGGCCGGCACAGGTGCGGTCCCGGGACCCCGAGGACCTGATCGACGCCGTCGTCCGCGAACAGGTCGGCGACCTGTTCAAACTGCGTCAGGGTGTGTGTCCGGAGTGTGCCGGCCGGCTCGACACCGCGGTGGTCGACGCCGAGACGCACCCGGTGCCCGACGAGATGCCGATCGACTTCGCGACGGTCAGCGAGTGCACGGAGTGTCTGCAGTGTCTGGGCCTCCCGCTGACACACGCGGCGGCGTACCACCCGGCGTCCGTCGCGTTCCACTGGGTCCACGGGGTCGACGTCCTGAGCAGCGGTCCCTGGGCGTTCCACCGCCACGTCGCCGACGGGCGCTGGCGGGCTGAGCGCGTCGACGCAGACGAGTACCGCGTCGAGTTCCGGCGGGACGACGCCTCGCTGCGCCTGTTCCTCGACGACGCCGCGTCGGTCACGCGAACCGAGCGTGTGCGGTACAGCGGCGGTCGCGACGGCCAGTCGTGA
- a CDS encoding class I SAM-dependent methyltransferase, whose amino-acid sequence MPTTDEPARAGRRGEDGPASRRPMSVDEIRASYAEYADWMHRFEWADRLVTGRYRRERFGDVGSRVLDVACGAGTNFRYVPRSADLVGVDISPAMLENARETLSALDREGTVREMDAQDLDFEDDGFDAVISALSTCTFPDPVAALREMERVCAPDGTIRLVEHGRSDVGPIAAFQEWRADAHYEQVGCRWTQEPREVVDEAGLSVVDSTTGLFGMVTTFEIDPR is encoded by the coding sequence GTGCCGACGACTGACGAACCGGCGCGAGCGGGCCGACGCGGGGAGGACGGTCCGGCGTCGCGGCGGCCGATGTCGGTCGACGAGATCCGGGCGTCGTACGCGGAGTACGCCGACTGGATGCACCGCTTCGAGTGGGCCGACCGGCTCGTCACCGGCCGGTACCGGCGCGAGCGGTTCGGCGACGTCGGGAGCCGGGTCCTCGACGTGGCCTGCGGGGCGGGGACGAACTTCCGGTACGTCCCCCGGTCGGCCGACCTCGTCGGCGTCGACATCAGTCCGGCGATGCTCGAGAACGCCCGCGAGACGCTGTCGGCGCTCGACCGCGAGGGGACCGTCCGGGAGATGGACGCCCAGGACCTCGACTTCGAGGACGACGGCTTCGACGCCGTGATCTCGGCGCTGTCGACCTGTACGTTCCCCGACCCCGTCGCCGCCCTCCGGGAGATGGAGCGGGTCTGTGCTCCCGACGGGACGATCCGCCTCGTCGAGCACGGTCGGAGCGACGTCGGGCCGATCGCGGCGTTCCAGGAGTGGCGCGCCGACGCCCACTACGAGCAGGTCGGCTGCCGCTGGACGCAGGAGCCACGCGAGGTCGTCGACGAGGCCGGGCTGTCGGTGGTCGACAGCACGACCGGGCTGTTCGGGATGGTCACCACGTTCGAGATCGACCCGAGGTGA
- a CDS encoding acyl-CoA thioester hydrolase/BAAT C-terminal domain-containing protein, producing MAETPAASEAAHPDAATRREVLSTFGAATASALAGCSTADGGRLDVSETALRDEVTPVRLRGFPADTSVTVAATGTYEGTPVASATTVTTGSDGTATVGDADDPAAAMRWLWSMSPSETASPTATEGTPPSLTVDLAARVDGERVATATQTRRYVAPDVTRRSIDREDLVGELFLPAGSGPHPGVLVLHGSGGVPLVSWGRLLAAHGLAALAVDYFGPASGNPGSFVSVPLSYFDRAARLLRDRDAVRDGAVGVVGASRGTEAALLSGVHFDWVGAVAALAPSCYVWRGEEPTVPAWRLDGEPVPYLDFPRDDGDRVLAPAFRGTLREASDEAVAAATIPVEEVGAPLLFVSGGDDRLWPSGTFANRAVRRLERHGDASRARHLHYEDAGHAVSLPPYIPTWWTTETERYVLGGTPAANARATADAWPSTLSVLRDALGADG from the coding sequence GTGGCAGAGACGCCAGCCGCCAGCGAGGCGGCACACCCCGACGCGGCCACCAGACGGGAGGTGCTCTCGACGTTCGGGGCCGCGACCGCGAGCGCGCTCGCCGGCTGTTCGACCGCCGACGGCGGGCGACTCGACGTGAGCGAGACGGCGCTGCGCGACGAGGTGACGCCGGTCCGGCTCCGGGGGTTCCCCGCCGACACCTCCGTGACGGTCGCGGCGACCGGCACCTACGAGGGGACGCCGGTCGCCTCGGCGACGACGGTCACGACGGGTTCGGACGGCACCGCGACGGTCGGTGACGCCGACGACCCGGCCGCGGCGATGCGGTGGCTCTGGTCGATGTCGCCGTCGGAGACGGCGAGTCCGACGGCCACCGAGGGGACGCCCCCGTCGCTCACCGTCGACCTCGCGGCCCGCGTGGACGGCGAGCGGGTCGCGACGGCGACCCAGACCCGTCGGTACGTCGCCCCGGACGTGACCCGGCGGTCGATCGACCGCGAGGACCTGGTCGGCGAACTGTTCCTGCCGGCGGGGTCGGGACCGCACCCGGGCGTGCTGGTCCTCCACGGGTCCGGCGGCGTGCCGCTCGTCTCGTGGGGACGGCTGCTCGCCGCCCACGGGCTGGCCGCGCTGGCCGTCGACTACTTCGGGCCCGCGTCGGGGAACCCGGGGTCTTTCGTCTCGGTCCCGCTGTCGTACTTCGACCGGGCCGCCCGCCTGCTCCGGGACCGGGACGCGGTCCGGGACGGGGCGGTCGGGGTCGTCGGCGCGTCCCGCGGGACCGAGGCGGCGCTGCTGTCGGGCGTCCACTTCGACTGGGTGGGTGCGGTCGCCGCCCTCGCGCCCAGTTGCTACGTCTGGCGCGGGGAGGAGCCGACCGTCCCGGCCTGGCGTCTGGACGGGGAGCCGGTGCCGTACCTTGACTTCCCGAGAGACGACGGGGATCGAGTCCTCGCACCGGCGTTCCGGGGCACTCTCCGGGAGGCGAGCGACGAGGCGGTCGCCGCGGCGACGATCCCGGTCGAGGAGGTCGGGGCCCCCCTCCTGTTCGTCTCCGGCGGGGACGACCGCCTCTGGCCGTCGGGGACCTTCGCGAATCGGGCCGTCCGACGGCTGGAACGGCACGGGGACGCCTCTCGGGCCCGCCACCTGCACTACGAGGACGCCGGCCACGCGGTCTCGCTCCCGCCGTACATCCCGACCTGGTGGACGACCGAGACGGAGCGGTACGTCCTCGGCGGGACGCCCGCGGCGAACGCCCGAGCGACCGCGGACGCGTGGCCGTCGACGCTCTCCGTCCTCCGGGACGCGCTCGGGGCCGACGGCTGA
- a CDS encoding DedA family protein, whose amino-acid sequence MATDTADARGPLRTFAEDYGLLVVAALFALLGVAGIALYVFGDTAYAETLLRRYGLAALFFVFVLEGAMLLYFAPSEALVPVAVAVLARVGGGYDLPAVAAILAVAVAGATVGQTALFLLAKRGGREWLLARPWFRVSEARLDRFGAMFDRYGIFAVPLSNTLLFTRGMLTVPAGVAGMTTRRFVALSALGTLSFEVLLAAAAMGVLNVL is encoded by the coding sequence ATGGCGACCGACACCGCCGACGCCCGCGGCCCGCTGCGGACCTTCGCGGAGGACTACGGTCTGCTGGTGGTCGCGGCGCTGTTCGCCCTGCTGGGCGTCGCGGGCATCGCGCTGTACGTCTTCGGCGACACCGCCTACGCCGAGACGCTGCTGCGCCGGTACGGGCTGGCGGCCCTGTTCTTCGTCTTCGTACTGGAGGGGGCGATGCTGCTGTACTTCGCCCCGAGCGAGGCGCTGGTCCCGGTCGCTGTGGCCGTCCTCGCGCGGGTCGGCGGCGGCTACGACCTGCCGGCGGTGGCGGCCATCCTCGCCGTCGCCGTCGCCGGCGCGACCGTGGGTCAGACCGCCCTCTTCCTGCTGGCCAAGCGCGGCGGTCGCGAGTGGCTGCTGGCCCGGCCCTGGTTCCGGGTCAGCGAGGCCCGCCTCGACCGCTTCGGGGCGATGTTCGACCGGTACGGGATCTTCGCGGTGCCGCTGTCGAACACGCTGCTTTTCACCCGCGGGATGCTGACGGTGCCGGCCGGCGTCGCCGGGATGACGACCCGGCGGTTCGTCGCCCTCTCGGCGCTGGGGACCCTCTCCTTCGAGGTGCTGCTCGCGGCGGCGGCGATGGGCGTCCTGAACGTCCTCTAG
- a CDS encoding competence/damage-inducible protein A, with translation MQVALVTVGDELLSGDTENTNATWLARQLTDAGATVTRMLTVPDDEAVIADAVARYHDAFDAVLVTGGIGGTPDDVTKAAVARAFDREVVVPEDVRAHLEAKAERFAENNPELVDRYEMELDLDAWAGVPEGAEPLLTDESFAAGCVVESVYVFPGIPEELEAMFATVADDFGGDRTTETIHTPAPEGAVVGTISEARERFGVAVGSYPRKDDTPGRVKVSGEEPDAVREAAAWVRERIETVD, from the coding sequence ATGCAGGTCGCACTGGTCACCGTCGGCGACGAACTGCTGTCGGGGGACACCGAGAACACGAACGCGACGTGGCTGGCCCGGCAGCTGACCGACGCCGGCGCGACGGTGACGCGGATGCTGACCGTCCCGGACGACGAGGCGGTCATCGCCGACGCCGTCGCCCGCTACCACGACGCCTTCGACGCGGTCCTCGTGACCGGCGGCATCGGCGGGACGCCCGACGACGTGACGAAGGCCGCCGTCGCCCGCGCCTTCGACCGCGAGGTGGTCGTCCCCGAGGACGTGCGCGCCCACCTCGAAGCGAAGGCCGAGCGGTTCGCCGAGAACAACCCCGAGCTGGTCGACCGCTACGAGATGGAGCTGGACCTGGACGCCTGGGCCGGCGTCCCCGAGGGGGCCGAGCCGCTGCTGACCGACGAGAGCTTCGCCGCCGGCTGCGTCGTCGAGAGCGTGTACGTCTTCCCGGGCATCCCCGAGGAGCTGGAGGCGATGTTCGCCACGGTGGCCGACGACTTCGGCGGCGACCGGACGACCGAGACGATTCACACGCCCGCACCGGAAGGTGCCGTCGTAGGTACCATCTCGGAGGCCCGCGAGCGGTTCGGCGTGGCCGTGGGGAGTTACCCCCGGAAGGACGACACGCCGGGCCGGGTGAAGGTCTCGGGCGAGGAGCCCGACGCCGTCCGCGAGGCGGCGGCGTGGGTCCGGGAGCGCATCGAGACCGTCGACTAG
- a CDS encoding 4Fe-4S dicluster domain-containing protein, which translates to MTVPLQATTRPTFWRIGPVGKAVFYYLAALAVLVFLYGVYERVRRYAQGSDDPFDRLDDLPGRVLAAARLALSNRKQLDRDAVAGVMHAFVVWGFLTLLIGTTILGIDMDLYRPLTGESFFVGRFYLSYSFVMDAMGLLFVVGVGVAMWRRYGRRMDRLHDRHTSREDDLFLGALFVLGIGGYLTEGVRILGTSTVRDVSFETVSFVGWFVKDLLVAAGVSAGQAAAAYPVVWWSHALVALWFVAWVPYAKPFHMLSSFANLVARDEDAGVRLPGVPEDASPEEIGPSEIDDFSWKQLLDHDACTKCGRCSDACPAKASGRPLDPRNVILDLKRYREERDAGGEDVPIVADGGTSVIDARTMESCMSCLACMDACPVDIEHVTQFTEMNRRLTESGEMDEHVQDAMMNVFQQGNTFGEPERKRPDWTDDLDFEVPDAREDPVEYLWYVGDYPSYDERNRKVAKALARVFEAAGVDYGILYEDEQTDGNDVRRVGEEGLYEMLVEDNAAAIGDCEFETIVTTDPHSYNTFMNEYPEFEACEWTADDVAHYTQVVADLAESGALGLSGDELDYTVTYHDPCHLGRYNDVFEAPRDLVDATGCDRYEMPRNRADSFCCGGGGGGLWMDFDEEPKPSEERLREALEDTDAGESVEKFVVACPMCMTMYEDGRKTGGFEDEIEIVGITELLAEAVANES; encoded by the coding sequence ATGACAGTGCCGCTGCAGGCGACCACGCGGCCGACGTTCTGGCGCATCGGTCCCGTGGGGAAGGCCGTCTTCTACTACCTGGCCGCGCTGGCCGTCCTGGTCTTCCTGTACGGCGTCTACGAGCGAGTGCGCCGGTACGCCCAGGGGAGCGACGACCCGTTCGACCGACTGGACGACCTGCCGGGCCGCGTGCTGGCGGCGGCGCGGCTGGCGCTCTCGAACCGCAAGCAACTGGACCGGGACGCCGTCGCCGGCGTGATGCACGCGTTCGTCGTCTGGGGCTTTCTCACGCTGCTCATCGGGACCACGATCCTCGGGATCGACATGGACCTCTACCGGCCGCTGACCGGGGAGTCCTTCTTCGTCGGGCGGTTCTACCTCTCGTACTCGTTCGTGATGGACGCGATGGGGCTGCTGTTCGTCGTCGGCGTCGGCGTGGCGATGTGGCGACGCTACGGCCGGCGGATGGACCGGCTCCACGACCGCCACACGTCCCGCGAGGACGACCTGTTTCTGGGAGCGCTGTTCGTGCTGGGCATCGGCGGCTACCTCACCGAGGGTGTCCGCATCCTCGGGACCTCGACGGTCCGGGACGTCTCCTTCGAGACGGTGAGCTTCGTCGGCTGGTTCGTGAAGGACCTGCTCGTGGCCGCCGGCGTCTCCGCCGGGCAGGCCGCCGCGGCCTACCCGGTCGTCTGGTGGTCTCACGCGCTGGTGGCGCTGTGGTTCGTCGCCTGGGTCCCCTACGCCAAGCCGTTCCACATGCTCTCCTCGTTTGCCAACCTCGTCGCCCGCGACGAGGACGCCGGGGTCCGGCTGCCGGGCGTGCCCGAAGACGCCAGCCCCGAGGAGATCGGTCCCAGCGAGATCGACGACTTCTCCTGGAAGCAGCTGCTCGACCACGACGCCTGCACGAAGTGTGGCCGCTGCTCCGACGCCTGTCCCGCGAAGGCGTCGGGCCGACCGCTCGACCCGCGCAACGTCATCCTGGACCTGAAGCGGTACCGCGAGGAGCGCGACGCCGGCGGCGAGGACGTGCCCATCGTCGCCGACGGCGGCACCTCGGTCATCGACGCCCGCACGATGGAGTCGTGTATGTCCTGTCTGGCCTGTATGGACGCCTGCCCGGTCGACATCGAGCACGTCACGCAGTTCACCGAGATGAACCGCCGGCTCACCGAGTCCGGCGAGATGGACGAGCACGTCCAGGACGCGATGATGAACGTCTTCCAGCAGGGCAACACCTTCGGCGAGCCCGAGCGCAAGCGCCCGGACTGGACCGACGACCTCGACTTCGAGGTCCCCGACGCCCGCGAGGACCCCGTCGAGTACCTCTGGTACGTCGGCGACTACCCCAGCTACGACGAGCGCAACCGGAAGGTGGCGAAGGCCCTCGCGCGGGTCTTCGAGGCCGCCGGCGTCGACTACGGCATCCTCTACGAGGACGAGCAGACCGACGGCAACGACGTGCGCCGGGTCGGCGAGGAGGGCCTCTACGAGATGCTCGTCGAGGACAACGCCGCCGCCATCGGGGACTGCGAGTTCGAGACCATCGTCACGACCGACCCCCACTCCTACAACACGTTTATGAACGAGTACCCGGAGTTCGAGGCCTGCGAGTGGACGGCCGACGACGTCGCCCACTACACGCAGGTCGTCGCCGACCTCGCCGAGTCGGGCGCGCTGGGCCTGTCGGGCGACGAGCTCGACTACACGGTCACCTACCACGACCCCTGCCACCTCGGGCGGTACAACGACGTCTTCGAGGCCCCGCGGGACCTCGTGGACGCCACCGGCTGTGACCGCTACGAGATGCCGCGCAACCGCGCGGACTCGTTCTGCTGTGGCGGCGGCGGGGGCGGCCTCTGGATGGACTTCGACGAGGAGCCCAAACCCAGCGAGGAGCGTCTGCGCGAGGCCCTGGAGGACACCGACGCCGGGGAGAGCGTCGAGAAGTTCGTCGTCGCCTGCCCGATGTGTATGACGATGTACGAGGACGGCCGCAAGACCGGCGGCTTCGAGGACGAGATCGAGATCGTCGGCATCACCGAACTGCTGGCCGAGGCGGTCGCGAACGAGAGCTGA
- a CDS encoding conditioned medium-induced protein 4 codes for MDEKTEQLRDIFVDVSGEETVTESQEAARGSLTDVDEATVDERLAAVVDRMRERYEFDTTLDDEALVTVVRGFYEGRTDADLADDLGVDEEAVFTARLCLHLVRDDDTDGEFDTAAFRRRVTEDDPSDAALADEFALDEDAAGRYRRVVAAQAAARRVSHRFQSEFEDVLSEAGLSTRMTEGMREDGLGEATEDIDSLDSDADVSL; via the coding sequence ATGGACGAGAAGACCGAACAGCTCCGCGATATCTTCGTCGACGTCTCCGGCGAGGAGACGGTGACGGAGTCCCAGGAGGCCGCCCGCGGGTCGCTGACCGACGTCGACGAGGCGACGGTCGACGAGCGGCTGGCCGCGGTGGTCGACCGGATGCGCGAGCGCTACGAGTTCGACACCACCCTCGACGACGAGGCGCTGGTGACGGTGGTCCGTGGGTTCTACGAGGGGCGCACAGACGCCGACCTCGCCGACGACCTGGGGGTCGACGAGGAGGCGGTCTTTACCGCACGGCTGTGCCTCCACCTCGTGCGGGACGACGACACCGACGGCGAGTTCGACACCGCCGCGTTCCGCCGGCGCGTGACCGAGGACGACCCGAGCGACGCCGCCCTCGCCGACGAGTTCGCCCTCGACGAGGACGCGGCCGGGCGGTACCGCCGCGTCGTCGCGGCACAGGCGGCCGCCCGGCGGGTGAGTCACCGCTTCCAGAGCGAGTTCGAGGACGTCCTCTCGGAGGCGGGCCTCTCGACGCGGATGACCGAGGGGATGCGCGAGGACGGGCTGGGCGAGGCCACCGAGGACATCGACTCGCTGGACTCCGACGCCGACGTGTCGCTGTAG
- a CDS encoding CRISPR-associated protein Cas4: MADHSFRDLETAAYCPRKLYYRRRDGPPDVPEGVDAVRDLAFDYERLLTDDAALLAAPIEPDPATVRERLRAARTRLDDWDALADPAGRDVYLAGKDAHGVAHKLVATADGPVPSLVFAGSPPDQGIWEPQTVRLVAAAKALAWERERPVERAFAEYPAHGVVREVELTTRRAGVYRRALRAAESVDGPPARVDNDAKCEPCDYREDCGVRTRSLRSLL, from the coding sequence ATGGCCGACCACAGTTTCCGCGACCTGGAGACGGCCGCGTACTGCCCGCGCAAGCTCTACTACCGCCGCCGCGACGGCCCGCCCGACGTGCCCGAGGGCGTCGACGCGGTCCGGGACCTCGCGTTCGACTACGAGCGGCTGCTGACCGACGACGCGGCGCTGCTGGCCGCGCCGATCGAACCCGACCCCGCGACCGTCCGCGAGCGCCTGCGGGCCGCGCGCACCCGACTCGACGACTGGGACGCCCTCGCCGACCCCGCCGGACGGGACGTCTACCTCGCGGGCAAGGACGCCCACGGCGTCGCGCACAAACTGGTCGCCACCGCCGACGGGCCGGTCCCGTCGCTGGTCTTCGCCGGGTCCCCGCCCGACCAGGGGATCTGGGAGCCACAGACGGTCCGGCTGGTCGCGGCGGCGAAGGCACTCGCCTGGGAGCGCGAGCGGCCGGTCGAGCGGGCGTTCGCGGAGTACCCGGCCCACGGCGTCGTCCGCGAGGTCGAACTGACGACCCGGCGAGCCGGCGTCTACCGGCGCGCGCTCCGGGCCGCCGAGTCCGTCGACGGCCCGCCGGCGCGGGTCGACAACGACGCGAAGTGCGAGCCCTGCGACTACCGCGAGGACTGCGGGGTCAGGACCCGCTCGCTGCGCTCGCTGCTGTGA